From Denitrovibrio acetiphilus DSM 12809, the proteins below share one genomic window:
- a CDS encoding sodium-dependent transporter, which translates to MRNHWSSQLGFLLAAVGSAVGLGNIWKFPYITGMNGGGAFVIVYLIAIVICGLPLLIAELLIGRETQKDIVGSFKSLSKNPLWSNLGWLNFAASFIILSYYGTVAGWTLDYLLKSVTASYIHLPAEEITGLFGQLVGDAYTQLLYFTIFMILTVLVVLNGVKKGLERWNKILMPSLFVILVIMFVYAMTTDGAAKGIRFMFYPDFSRLSVDGVLEAIGHSFFTLSLAMGIMVTYGSYMDQKESIFPMASRVAILDTVVALVAGLALFPIVFTVGLEPAAGPGLIFKTLPQVFAVIPFGHQLSLLFFVLLSFAALSSMISIFEVVVAYLIDEKGIGRTKASLIMGVAVYIAGIPVALSYNVLSDFTIIGMPILDGLDNIASNYMLPIGGMLTSVYVGYALKKEIARQQIVDSDKLVKVFNVWFFLIRFVTPVTIFIVFLNKIGLFG; encoded by the coding sequence ATGAGAAATCACTGGAGCAGCCAGCTTGGTTTTCTTCTGGCTGCCGTTGGTTCAGCAGTGGGACTTGGCAATATATGGAAATTCCCATACATCACCGGAATGAACGGCGGTGGTGCTTTTGTTATAGTTTATCTCATTGCAATTGTTATCTGCGGTCTGCCGCTTCTGATAGCAGAGCTTTTGATTGGGCGTGAAACTCAGAAAGATATCGTTGGTTCATTTAAATCACTAAGCAAGAACCCTTTATGGTCAAACCTCGGCTGGCTGAACTTTGCTGCAAGTTTTATCATTTTATCTTACTATGGTACTGTAGCGGGGTGGACTCTTGACTACCTGCTGAAGTCTGTAACTGCCTCGTATATCCATCTTCCGGCAGAAGAGATAACAGGGCTTTTCGGGCAGCTTGTCGGTGATGCGTATACTCAGCTATTGTACTTTACTATTTTTATGATCCTTACCGTTCTGGTTGTTTTAAACGGTGTTAAGAAGGGGCTTGAACGTTGGAATAAGATACTCATGCCATCACTGTTTGTCATACTGGTCATTATGTTTGTATACGCCATGACAACCGACGGAGCCGCCAAAGGTATACGTTTTATGTTTTATCCCGACTTCTCCCGTCTTTCTGTGGATGGGGTTCTTGAGGCTATCGGGCATTCATTTTTCACATTGTCGCTTGCCATGGGGATTATGGTAACTTACGGCTCATACATGGATCAGAAGGAGAGTATTTTTCCTATGGCTTCCAGAGTGGCAATACTTGATACTGTTGTTGCGCTGGTTGCAGGGCTTGCTCTTTTCCCTATAGTTTTTACTGTGGGGCTGGAACCCGCTGCGGGACCTGGGCTTATTTTCAAGACCCTTCCGCAGGTTTTTGCTGTGATACCTTTCGGACATCAGCTTTCATTGCTTTTCTTTGTTCTGCTTTCATTTGCAGCATTGTCTTCTATGATCTCAATTTTTGAAGTTGTGGTTGCGTATCTTATTGATGAAAAAGGCATAGGACGTACAAAAGCATCTCTGATTATGGGTGTTGCAGTTTATATTGCAGGTATACCTGTTGCACTTTCTTACAATGTCCTTAGTGATTTTACAATCATCGGTATGCCGATTCTTGACGGGCTTGATAACATAGCGAGTAACTATATGCTCCCTATAGGTGGGATGCTTACTTCTGTTTATGTGGGTTATGCTTTGAAAAAAGAGATTGCGCGCCAGCAGATAGTTGACTCCGACAAACTTGTCAAAGTATTCAATGTCTGGTTTTTTCTGATCCGCTTTGTTACCCCTGTAACGATATTTATCGTTTTCCTCAACAAAATAGGGCTATTCGGGTAA
- a CDS encoding nitroreductase family protein: MDFLELAKDRYSVRKFSERKVEQEKIDSILEAGRLAPTAVNYQPQRILVISSDESLDKFRDCTPYHFNAPLALLVCYDSEVSWKRSFDNKDMGEVDASIVATQMMLEVTNLGLGSTWVGHFDPEKIRNAFKIPANIVPVALFPVGYPAESSKPSPKHSSRLAITETVFMNSF; this comes from the coding sequence ATGGATTTTTTAGAATTGGCAAAAGATAGGTACTCTGTCAGGAAATTCAGTGAGAGAAAAGTTGAGCAGGAGAAGATTGATTCTATTCTCGAAGCGGGCAGGCTGGCTCCAACTGCTGTTAATTATCAGCCCCAGCGCATACTTGTTATAAGCTCGGATGAAAGTCTGGATAAGTTCAGAGACTGCACTCCATATCATTTTAATGCACCTCTGGCGCTGCTTGTGTGTTATGACAGTGAAGTGAGCTGGAAGCGGTCTTTTGATAATAAAGATATGGGAGAGGTAGATGCCTCTATTGTAGCTACACAGATGATGCTGGAGGTGACAAATCTCGGGCTGGGGAGTACATGGGTAGGGCATTTCGATCCTGAAAAGATTCGAAACGCTTTTAAAATACCTGCAAATATAGTTCCTGTGGCTCTTTTCCCCGTTGGATATCCGGCTGAATCAAGCAAGCCAAGCCCGAAGCACTCCAGCCGGCTGGCAATAACTGAGACAGTGTTCATGAACTCCTTTTAG
- a CDS encoding winged helix-turn-helix transcriptional regulator → MKTLCRTKKAPFEYTVSIIGGKWKTRIIYELGCELILRYGELKKNIPYITHKMLSAQLKELEKDGIIIRKEYPQIPPKVEYSLSDKGLSLLPIIDEMCRWGRENAMAKQP, encoded by the coding sequence ATGAAGACACTTTGCCGGACAAAAAAAGCACCTTTCGAATATACCGTATCTATAATAGGCGGTAAGTGGAAAACCAGAATTATTTATGAACTTGGGTGCGAGCTTATCCTGAGATATGGAGAACTTAAGAAAAATATCCCGTATATCACACATAAAATGCTCAGTGCCCAGCTTAAAGAGCTGGAAAAAGACGGAATCATCATTCGTAAAGAATATCCGCAGATCCCTCCTAAAGTGGAATATTCACTTTCAGACAAAGGACTTTCGCTTTTGCCCATCATTGACGAAATGTGCCGCTGGGGGAGAGAAAACGCAATGGCAAAGCAGCCATAA
- a CDS encoding YitT family protein: MKSSLISHFLLLFAGMLYASALKYFVLPSKVILTGTEGIATGLSYYYDSYTLFIVLYVCFQFFLISFAFIKVGMVFAYRTLIVVATVITALAFLPELQFAQPEPQNERIILVIFGGLLAGVAKALAFKNRGSSGDEDILGAYFAMKYLKPVGFIAIFAAIFSTGFGLLMELLKYGNYESIVNTLMYTSIYIFVSTEVLNNFYKKFKLSMLSVMTKNREAVADKIKSLSAHRTYTLQQGTGGYSGESFWIIKTIVTHEELPLFINSIKETDPSSFYFHNDLEGVSQGYYISPIG; the protein is encoded by the coding sequence ATGAAATCATCACTAATCAGCCATTTTCTGCTGCTCTTTGCAGGTATGCTTTATGCATCCGCTCTGAAATACTTCGTATTACCTTCTAAAGTTATACTCACCGGAACAGAAGGTATAGCAACTGGTTTATCATACTACTACGACAGCTACACCCTATTCATCGTGCTCTATGTGTGTTTTCAATTTTTTCTTATCTCATTTGCATTTATAAAAGTCGGAATGGTTTTTGCATATCGCACACTAATAGTGGTCGCAACGGTAATTACAGCGCTTGCCTTCCTGCCGGAATTGCAATTCGCACAACCTGAACCACAAAACGAAAGAATAATACTCGTTATCTTCGGCGGTCTTCTTGCCGGCGTGGCAAAAGCTCTTGCGTTTAAAAACAGAGGTTCTTCAGGCGATGAAGATATACTCGGGGCTTATTTTGCAATGAAATACCTTAAACCTGTGGGCTTTATCGCTATATTCGCAGCTATCTTTTCCACAGGATTCGGACTGTTGATGGAACTGCTTAAATACGGGAATTATGAATCAATTGTAAACACTCTCATGTATACATCCATATACATATTTGTCTCCACAGAGGTTTTGAATAACTTTTATAAAAAATTCAAGCTCTCTATGCTCTCTGTAATGACCAAAAACCGTGAAGCAGTGGCGGATAAGATAAAAAGCCTGTCTGCCCACAGAACATACACTCTGCAACAAGGGACAGGAGGCTACTCGGGTGAAAGTTTCTGGATAATTAAAACGATAGTCACCCACGAGGAGCTGCCCCTTTTTATAAATTCAATAAAAGAGACTGACCCGTCTTCATTCTATTTCCATAACGATCTGGAAGGTGTCTCTCAGGGGTACTACATATCTCCCATAGGCTAA
- a CDS encoding MerR family transcriptional regulator, with translation MKIGELSKKTGCKVVTIRYYEKEGLLKTPDRTDGNYRVYGKDDQERLEFIMHCRRHGMMLNEIKELLVFREHPHKDCTWVTELLENHIKEMEEQIKSLESLKSSLEGLKERCDGGLDGTLCPIMKQLNNGLLCCNLNHKCTAVSGEKQRT, from the coding sequence ATGAAAATAGGGGAACTTTCAAAAAAGACAGGGTGTAAAGTCGTTACTATAAGGTACTATGAAAAAGAAGGGCTGCTTAAAACTCCTGACAGAACAGACGGGAACTACAGAGTCTACGGCAAGGACGACCAGGAACGTCTTGAATTTATTATGCACTGCCGCAGGCATGGTATGATGCTTAATGAAATAAAAGAGCTTCTTGTTTTTCGTGAGCACCCTCATAAGGACTGCACATGGGTGACAGAACTGCTGGAGAACCATATCAAAGAGATGGAAGAACAGATAAAATCCCTTGAAAGCCTGAAGAGCAGCCTTGAAGGGCTTAAAGAACGCTGTGACGGCGGGCTGGACGGAACGTTGTGTCCAATAATGAAGCAGCTGAACAACGGGCTACTGTGCTGTAACCTGAACCATAAATGTACGGCAGTTTCCGGTGAAAAGCAGCGCACTTAG
- a CDS encoding heavy metal translocating P-type ATPase, whose amino-acid sequence MNNRNFAVAPSETKEQCSCCSSCHEVPEHIYQEQPEEISSSRAVYIIANMCCPVEEALIRKKLSGITEITEMKFNLMKRMLTIDHELTDTTCIEEALHSINMAPQPVSQSNESVSVFSVAGMCCPAEEGLIKTKLLPMTGVTGLEFNLMKRTMKVRHSPAALPEISKALHSLNMGAELINDNNEETNDLKAPETQWGKIAAAGILAVFSEIFELMHDWGSTPLGFDINNWSPWGVNVISYLPMILAVIAIILGGFSTYKKGWIAVKNMRLNINALMSVAVTGAAIIGQYPEAAMVMVLFNLSEVIEAKALDRARNAIKNLMALAPETITVLQEDGTWAEVDIREVAIGANVRVKPGERIGLDGVITDGHSAVNQAPITGESIPVEKSAGDTVFAGTINESGSFRFQVTAGATDSAIARIIHAVEEAQGSRAPIQRFIDIFAKYYTPAVFIAAFLIAVIPPILMGHEWIPSIYTALVILVIGCPCALVISTPVTIVSGLAAATKAGILIKGGIFLEQGRKLEWLALDKTGTITNGKPKQTDFVLTGSLDRTKAVSMAASIAGRSDHPVSRAIADNAKENNITLTDVRDFKAIPGRGVSGIINEQKWYLGNKNLIKEILKCPPELEEKIITLEKRGKTIVAFFNNAEVQVLFAVEDTVKNTSAQAISMLKKAGVKTLMLTGDNEHAAKAIAEQVGVDSFRSGLLPEDKLNVIKELGKSGKVGMVGDGINDAPALAKADIGFAMAAAGTDTAIETADVALMDDDLRKIPHFIKLSKASFGILVQNITFALGIKAVFFTLTLMGAATMWMAVLADVGASMLVIANGLRAMHK is encoded by the coding sequence ATGAATAACAGAAACTTTGCCGTAGCACCTTCGGAGACAAAAGAGCAGTGTTCATGCTGTTCAAGCTGTCATGAAGTGCCGGAACATATATATCAGGAACAACCGGAAGAAATCTCATCGTCCAGAGCAGTCTATATCATTGCAAATATGTGCTGTCCTGTTGAAGAAGCACTCATACGCAAAAAACTGTCTGGTATCACCGAAATAACCGAGATGAAATTTAATCTCATGAAACGTATGCTTACAATTGATCATGAACTCACTGATACAACCTGTATAGAAGAGGCACTACACTCCATCAACATGGCTCCTCAACCTGTTTCTCAGAGTAATGAATCAGTTTCTGTGTTCTCTGTGGCTGGGATGTGCTGCCCTGCTGAAGAAGGTCTTATTAAAACTAAACTTCTCCCCATGACCGGAGTTACAGGGCTGGAATTTAACCTTATGAAACGCACAATGAAAGTCCGGCACTCGCCTGCTGCTCTGCCCGAAATCTCAAAGGCTCTGCACTCTCTTAATATGGGCGCTGAGCTTATAAACGATAATAATGAAGAGACAAACGACCTCAAAGCTCCGGAAACCCAATGGGGAAAGATAGCCGCAGCAGGTATTTTGGCAGTATTTTCAGAGATATTTGAGTTAATGCACGACTGGGGAAGTACCCCTTTGGGGTTCGATATCAACAACTGGTCGCCTTGGGGCGTTAATGTAATCAGCTACCTGCCTATGATACTCGCAGTAATCGCTATCATTCTGGGCGGTTTCTCAACTTATAAAAAGGGGTGGATAGCTGTTAAAAACATGAGGCTTAACATCAACGCCCTCATGTCTGTTGCTGTTACAGGAGCCGCTATCATTGGACAATATCCTGAAGCTGCTATGGTTATGGTTCTTTTCAACCTGTCAGAAGTGATAGAGGCAAAGGCGCTGGACCGTGCAAGAAACGCAATAAAAAACCTGATGGCTCTCGCTCCGGAAACTATCACTGTACTTCAGGAAGACGGTACATGGGCTGAAGTTGACATCCGAGAAGTTGCCATAGGGGCAAATGTCCGTGTTAAACCTGGAGAACGCATCGGGCTGGACGGCGTTATCACAGACGGGCACTCAGCAGTAAATCAGGCACCGATAACAGGGGAAAGCATACCTGTTGAAAAATCTGCCGGAGACACGGTCTTTGCCGGAACGATAAACGAATCCGGTTCATTCAGATTTCAGGTAACAGCCGGAGCAACAGACTCTGCAATCGCGCGCATCATTCATGCTGTTGAAGAGGCGCAGGGCTCCAGAGCACCTATTCAGCGTTTTATAGATATTTTTGCTAAATATTATACACCGGCGGTTTTTATAGCAGCATTCCTCATAGCCGTCATACCGCCTATCCTCATGGGGCATGAATGGATCCCGTCTATATACACAGCACTCGTTATTCTGGTTATCGGATGCCCATGTGCACTTGTTATATCAACCCCTGTTACTATCGTAAGCGGACTTGCCGCTGCCACTAAGGCGGGTATCCTTATAAAAGGCGGAATATTTCTGGAACAGGGACGTAAGCTGGAGTGGCTTGCCCTTGACAAAACAGGCACTATCACAAACGGAAAGCCTAAACAAACTGACTTTGTCCTCACAGGGAGCCTTGACCGGACAAAAGCCGTAAGCATGGCAGCGAGTATTGCAGGCAGGTCAGATCACCCTGTTTCAAGAGCTATTGCAGACAATGCAAAGGAAAATAATATAACACTGACCGACGTGAGAGATTTCAAAGCAATCCCCGGTCGTGGAGTCAGCGGCATTATTAATGAACAAAAATGGTATCTGGGTAACAAAAACCTTATAAAAGAGATACTGAAATGCCCTCCGGAGCTGGAAGAAAAGATTATAACACTGGAAAAGCGGGGAAAAACCATCGTTGCATTTTTCAACAATGCAGAAGTTCAGGTTCTGTTCGCAGTTGAAGACACTGTAAAAAACACCAGCGCACAGGCAATAAGTATGCTTAAAAAGGCGGGTGTCAAAACTCTTATGCTCACCGGAGATAACGAACACGCTGCAAAAGCAATTGCAGAACAGGTAGGCGTTGACAGCTTCAGAAGCGGTCTTCTGCCTGAGGATAAGCTTAACGTCATAAAAGAACTCGGCAAATCAGGTAAAGTCGGCATGGTTGGCGACGGGATCAATGATGCCCCCGCTCTGGCGAAAGCTGACATAGGTTTTGCTATGGCTGCGGCAGGAACAGATACCGCCATCGAAACAGCCGATGTTGCACTGATGGATGACGACCTGAGGAAAATACCTCACTTTATAAAACTATCCAAAGCAAGCTTTGGAATCCTAGTCCAGAATATAACTTTTGCACTGGGCATTAAGGCTGTCTTCTTCACTCTGACACTCATGGGGGCGGCAACTATGTGGATGGCTGTTCTCGCTGATGTGGGAGCCAGTATGCTTGTCATAGCCAACGGACTTCGGGCAATGCACAAATAA
- a CDS encoding MerR family transcriptional regulator produces the protein MKLKINDIAKLFDCTTEAIRYYEKEGILVPERDPENNYRYYTVQHLKLLAKCAFLRSADFSVKEITEIMTEGTINNIGQRMADKELELVKESERLLRISQTLANCRKKIESIPSKLNTFTVTENPEFIYLINQHNKNIYQNYALSELISKWLKNFPEVKLCVLVKQEDLIQKDSLSRYHGYGVQASLVDVQKFEQAGLSKRLKPRKCLYTIQAFTITKESRLASTRLMMDYIKQNNYIVNGDMFGTQLFIDQEYFLDPDIPKGNLYYEYWIPIE, from the coding sequence ATGAAATTGAAGATAAACGATATTGCAAAACTTTTCGACTGCACTACTGAAGCCATCCGCTATTACGAGAAAGAAGGGATTCTTGTCCCTGAAAGAGACCCTGAGAATAATTATAGATATTATACGGTTCAGCATCTTAAGCTTCTTGCGAAATGTGCTTTTCTTAGGTCGGCAGATTTTTCTGTCAAAGAGATAACTGAGATCATGACTGAGGGGACTATAAACAATATTGGTCAACGAATGGCTGATAAAGAACTTGAGCTGGTTAAAGAATCTGAAAGGTTATTGCGTATCAGCCAAACTTTGGCAAATTGCCGAAAGAAGATCGAATCAATTCCAAGCAAATTGAATACATTTACCGTTACAGAAAACCCGGAATTTATTTATTTGATAAATCAGCATAATAAAAATATATATCAAAACTATGCGCTGTCTGAATTAATTTCTAAGTGGTTGAAAAACTTTCCGGAAGTAAAGCTATGTGTTTTAGTCAAACAAGAAGATTTGATTCAAAAGGACTCACTGTCCCGATATCATGGATATGGTGTACAAGCATCTTTGGTCGACGTTCAGAAATTTGAACAGGCAGGACTATCTAAGCGTTTAAAGCCAAGGAAATGTTTGTACACGATACAGGCGTTTACTATTACAAAAGAAAGCAGATTAGCATCAACCCGCTTAATGATGGATTACATAAAACAGAATAATTATATCGTTAATGGTGATATGTTTGGGACCCAATTATTTATTGACCAAGAGTATTTTCTTGATCCTGATATCCCTAAAGGTAATTTATATTACGAATATTGGATCCCTATCGAATGA
- a CDS encoding cytochrome c3 family protein produces MRLTKVFIVMSSVTLLALLLTSAAIASPKNKNLEDPEYCKTCHVIEPYYNSLYSGDLLAQAHGDAGLTCADCHEEYIANGVSKKDSSSKLRKRDFGDDFCLRCHDKEEVDKEVVFPFGKGKVRPHSQHVGELNCSTCHSMHSKSDLLCAKCHVQPWMKTLPKRWSEPVKTEQ; encoded by the coding sequence ATGAGGCTAACAAAAGTTTTTATTGTAATGTCATCAGTAACGTTACTAGCTTTGCTATTAACTTCAGCTGCTATTGCAAGTCCAAAAAACAAGAATCTGGAAGATCCGGAATATTGCAAAACCTGCCACGTCATTGAACCATATTATAATTCACTTTATTCAGGTGACTTACTTGCTCAAGCACATGGTGATGCTGGTCTTACTTGTGCAGATTGTCATGAGGAGTATATCGCAAATGGTGTATCAAAAAAGGATTCTTCCAGCAAACTAAGAAAACGTGATTTTGGCGACGACTTTTGTCTTAGATGTCACGACAAAGAAGAAGTTGACAAGGAAGTTGTCTTCCCATTTGGAAAAGGAAAAGTTCGACCACATTCTCAACACGTTGGAGAGCTCAATTGCTCAACATGTCACAGCATGCATAGCAAATCCGACCTTTTATGCGCTAAATGTCATGTTCAGCCATGGATGAAAACTCTGCCAAAACGTTGGAGTGAACCAGTCAAAACCGAGCAGTAA
- a CDS encoding FAD-dependent oxidoreductase: protein MDPKDKKLTDVSRRGFLKTSAVAALGAASACVVGGLPSKADAKQQASDCIDFEKAPEPIPASKIKETVTTDVVVVGAGISGIMACKSAQEAGAKVIVLQKGPVVMCHGNTFGAIDSKLQKEKNIHINKMKAINEFNYQSLNKPKFELLKLWADHSGETLDWANDITKRTANSSAFFMHWAGSPSGESGGKYWFNSFSTGHKWKGGMMEAINIIAEAAIKEGVEFRFYTPGVQLVRNKKGRVTGVIAKHEKTGEYKQFNAKKGVILCTGDYSNNPDMLAKYCPSAVGLGNYYTPRTNTGDGHLMGMWAGAAMEQGPHTKMAHVHSTLDFADGDAPGRGLPWLAVQKEGKRLCNEDIPFYLMGNQTLNAQNPDGYYYNILDADWEENIKQFPPRVTSPINRQLFEDALKKGRIVKADTLEELAHKLNLPAGPLKKTIERYNELVDKGVDEDFGKIAIDLSYIKKAPFYGIPRQCCVSVVLGGLNINTEMQVLDKEAKVIDGLYAAGNTSGGFFGGANDYPFPIIAISVGRAATFGRLAGKHAAKS from the coding sequence ATGGATCCTAAAGATAAAAAACTAACTGATGTGTCAAGAAGAGGTTTTTTAAAAACAAGTGCTGTAGCTGCCCTTGGTGCCGCTTCCGCTTGCGTGGTTGGCGGACTTCCATCTAAAGCAGATGCAAAACAGCAAGCTTCTGACTGTATCGACTTTGAAAAAGCTCCTGAACCTATTCCTGCATCTAAGATAAAAGAGACTGTTACAACTGATGTTGTGGTAGTTGGTGCTGGGATTTCAGGAATTATGGCGTGTAAATCTGCTCAGGAGGCAGGAGCAAAAGTCATAGTGCTGCAAAAGGGGCCTGTTGTCATGTGCCATGGTAATACTTTTGGTGCTATAGATTCAAAACTACAGAAAGAAAAAAACATACATATTAACAAAATGAAAGCCATCAACGAGTTTAATTACCAAAGTTTGAACAAGCCTAAATTTGAATTACTAAAATTATGGGCTGATCACAGTGGTGAGACACTTGACTGGGCTAATGATATCACAAAAAGAACAGCAAACTCTTCTGCTTTTTTTATGCATTGGGCAGGTTCGCCATCTGGTGAAAGCGGTGGTAAATATTGGTTCAATTCTTTCTCTACAGGACACAAATGGAAAGGCGGAATGATGGAAGCCATCAATATAATTGCTGAAGCTGCAATTAAAGAGGGTGTTGAGTTCCGTTTTTATACACCTGGTGTTCAACTTGTTAGAAATAAAAAAGGGCGAGTGACCGGTGTTATTGCTAAACATGAAAAAACCGGTGAATATAAACAATTTAACGCCAAAAAAGGAGTAATCCTTTGTACTGGGGACTATAGCAACAACCCTGATATGCTTGCGAAATATTGTCCCAGTGCCGTAGGCCTAGGCAACTACTATACACCCAGAACCAATACGGGGGATGGTCACCTTATGGGAATGTGGGCTGGTGCTGCCATGGAGCAAGGACCACATACTAAGATGGCACATGTACACTCCACACTTGACTTCGCAGATGGAGATGCGCCCGGTCGTGGTCTGCCTTGGCTCGCAGTTCAAAAAGAAGGTAAACGTCTTTGTAATGAGGATATTCCTTTTTACCTTATGGGGAACCAGACCCTTAATGCTCAAAATCCGGATGGCTATTACTATAATATTCTCGACGCTGACTGGGAAGAAAACATTAAACAATTTCCTCCAAGAGTTACAAGTCCGATCAACCGTCAGTTGTTTGAAGACGCTCTTAAAAAAGGCCGCATCGTTAAAGCTGACACTTTAGAAGAACTTGCACACAAATTGAATCTCCCTGCAGGTCCTCTTAAAAAGACAATTGAAAGATACAACGAGCTTGTAGACAAAGGCGTTGATGAAGATTTTGGTAAAATTGCTATAGATTTATCTTACATCAAAAAAGCACCTTTTTACGGTATACCAAGACAATGCTGTGTTTCAGTAGTCCTCGGTGGGCTCAACATAAATACTGAAATGCAAGTTCTTGATAAAGAAGCAAAAGTCATAGACGGGCTTTATGCCGCAGGTAATACTTCTGGTGGTTTCTTTGGTGGAGCGAATGATTATCCATTCCCTATCATAGCCATTAGCGTGGGTCGCGCTGCAACTTTTGGACGTCTTGCAGGCAAACATGCTGCTAAGTCCTAG
- a CDS encoding OprD family outer membrane porin yields MRTLKIHKVLAILIIFLFSMYADAATTLKEAFTEGTLKGELSTLFFSRDYDGKTQDKEDFAGGTALYFHTAPLHGLSAGLAYVSGNDLGSDDNKAVYGGLLADNNGKHDSFSRLQEYYIQADYFNTNVKLGAHEIFTPFAHIDPIRLQKRTFKGLSVVNKSIPNLTLDLHYLTGYVDYSDSNFKNVAEIREVRDLDDDKRLLILGARYHLPTEAVNSTLQAWYYDLEDVYNQTYLKASVEKKVGDYTFHIMPSALYQKASGDEIAGDVKTEQYGFNTGVRAYGALLRAFFASTGENDLIANYGDEKAFIMQANNSRRADEDAYGIKLDYDFGYVGIKGLTTYATYGIFDTPESGTNASSDATEIDFSIKYKFHGFLEGVTARARYAIVDMKDSDDYNDFRFYLTFKFGGPKPKK; encoded by the coding sequence ATGAGAACACTCAAGATACACAAAGTATTAGCAATATTAATAATTTTTCTCTTTAGCATGTATGCTGATGCTGCTACAACATTAAAGGAAGCATTTACAGAAGGAACACTGAAAGGGGAACTGAGTACTCTCTTTTTCAGCAGAGACTACGACGGAAAAACACAAGACAAAGAAGACTTCGCTGGAGGTACAGCACTATATTTTCATACAGCACCATTACACGGTCTTAGTGCCGGTCTTGCTTATGTTTCAGGTAACGATCTTGGAAGTGATGATAACAAAGCAGTATATGGCGGTTTGCTCGCAGATAATAATGGTAAACACGATAGTTTTTCACGTCTTCAAGAGTATTACATCCAAGCGGATTATTTTAACACTAATGTAAAGCTTGGTGCACATGAGATTTTTACTCCATTTGCACACATCGACCCTATTCGTCTTCAGAAAAGAACTTTCAAAGGACTTTCTGTTGTCAACAAAAGTATTCCTAACCTTACACTCGACTTACACTATCTCACTGGCTATGTTGATTATTCTGATTCGAATTTCAAAAATGTGGCAGAAATACGTGAAGTGAGAGACCTTGATGATGACAAAAGACTCCTTATTCTGGGTGCCCGATATCATTTACCAACAGAGGCTGTCAACTCTACTCTTCAAGCTTGGTACTACGACCTAGAAGATGTGTATAACCAAACATATTTGAAAGCATCTGTTGAAAAGAAAGTAGGCGATTACACTTTCCATATAATGCCATCAGCTCTTTACCAGAAAGCTTCTGGAGATGAGATTGCCGGTGATGTCAAAACTGAACAGTATGGTTTTAATACTGGCGTAAGAGCCTATGGAGCATTGCTCAGAGCATTCTTTGCCAGCACAGGCGAAAATGATCTTATTGCTAACTACGGTGACGAAAAAGCGTTCATTATGCAAGCGAACAACTCCCGTAGAGCAGATGAAGATGCGTATGGTATTAAGCTTGATTATGATTTTGGCTATGTAGGTATAAAGGGTCTTACTACTTATGCCACATATGGGATCTTCGACACACCAGAGTCAGGAACAAATGCTTCTTCTGATGCCACAGAAATCGATTTCAGCATTAAATACAAGTTTCATGGATTTCTTGAAGGTGTCACTGCCAGAGCAAGATATGCAATAGTTGATATGAAAGATTCTGATGACTATAACGACTTCAGATTTTATCTGACATTTAAATTTGGAGGACCCAAACCAAAAAAATAA